In Alkalihalobacterium alkalinitrilicum, a genomic segment contains:
- a CDS encoding LPXTG cell wall anchor domain-containing protein, whose amino-acid sequence MKNFSFKPLIYFIVLFAMFLPSSALAATYTYDELNRITSVTYNDGQTIEYTYDSTGNILSVTQNGGAPTEETPPQEETPPGESTPPGEIPTPEEDTPPNESTPPEEPTQPEAGGNPQDETVSEEDVRIGGGNNENDQEVREEVEEGKEVAGEDHGLPKTATSMFNWIFVGIILLGAGIATIVIVKRRQNLTE is encoded by the coding sequence ATGAAGAATTTCTCATTTAAACCGCTCATTTATTTCATAGTTCTATTTGCTATGTTTCTACCATCATCGGCATTAGCCGCTACTTATACCTATGATGAACTGAATCGGATAACATCTGTTACGTATAATGATGGACAAACGATTGAATATACTTATGATAGTACAGGAAATATTTTATCAGTAACACAAAACGGAGGAGCGCCAACGGAAGAGACTCCTCCTCAAGAAGAAACACCACCTGGTGAAAGCACACCTCCTGGAGAAATTCCAACACCTGAGGAAGACACACCACCTAATGAAAGTACACCTCCTGAAGAACCAACTCAGCCAGAAGCTGGGGGAAATCCTCAGGATGAAACAGTTTCAGAAGAGGATGTAAGAATAGGTGGAGGAAATAATGAAAATGATCAAGAGGTAAGAGAAGAAGTAGAAGAAGGGAAAGAAGTGGCAGGTGAAGACCACGGACTTCCTAAAACAGCGACTTCAATGTTTAACTGGATATTTGTTGGAATTATCCTTTTAGGTGCAGGTATAGCAACGATTGTAATTGTCAAAAGAAGACAGAATTTAACAGAGTAA
- a CDS encoding S8 family serine peptidase, which produces MKKLLSILIVFLFIFQLVPHVDAQSDEEIIILFKDKIDLDIIGQVKGKVEHEFENIPAVAITVSEEMKEALENNPNVLAIESDQVIQIQSQAQVQDWGIKRINAPNAWEAGYTGKGVKIAVIDTGIAPHNDLKIAGGASFTPYTTSYVDDNGHGTHIAGIIGARNNGFGTVGVAHEAELYAVKVLGKDGSGLLSSIVAGIDWAITNNMDIINLSLGAEIESPSLKEAVDRAYNNGILVVAAAGNNGSTNGVGDTVNFPARYDSAIAVSATNKSDQRATFSATGNAVELAAPGVEIYSTHLKNGYAHMSGTSMATPYVSGNLALLKEAYPNLSPAQIREKLQKNVIDLGANGRDPWFGFGLIQAPQIVENDPNEPGDGEEPKDPDPVQPVDPVEPPKPPEQPIFTIQLTENTYLFDHINGKRRIEFLRPQRVSVFEEVNDWYRINTWIGPKWIKPNNPLLGEPTSTSARITITENTYLHNHPWSSARRSEFLRPQTVTAIEEWGEWYRINTWIGPKWIKPNNPLLGQPTPISTRITITENTYLHNHPWNSAKRNEFLRPQTVTAFEEWNGWYRINTWLGPMWIQPNRPLIGEPNPISLKLTLTENTFLHNQPWNSARRTEFLRPQAVTAFEEWNGWYRINTWIGPKWIKPNDPLKGDPTNVTISIHLIENTYLHDQPWNSARRNEFLRPQTVTAVQEWDGWYRINTWIGPKWIQPSKVSINNQD; this is translated from the coding sequence TTGAAAAAATTATTATCCATTCTTATCGTATTTCTTTTTATATTTCAACTTGTTCCTCACGTAGACGCACAAAGTGATGAAGAAATTATTATTCTTTTTAAAGATAAAATCGATTTAGACATCATTGGACAAGTTAAAGGAAAAGTAGAGCACGAGTTTGAAAACATCCCTGCAGTAGCGATCACCGTTTCTGAAGAGATGAAAGAGGCGTTGGAAAACAATCCGAATGTACTAGCGATTGAAAGTGATCAAGTCATTCAAATTCAAAGTCAAGCTCAAGTCCAAGATTGGGGAATTAAACGGATAAATGCACCAAATGCTTGGGAAGCAGGCTATACGGGAAAAGGGGTCAAAATTGCTGTAATCGATACTGGTATTGCTCCACATAATGACTTAAAGATTGCAGGAGGAGCTTCCTTTACCCCCTATACAACGTCATATGTCGATGATAATGGCCATGGAACGCATATCGCTGGAATTATTGGCGCGAGAAACAATGGTTTCGGAACAGTCGGTGTTGCTCATGAAGCTGAGCTTTACGCCGTAAAAGTACTTGGGAAAGATGGAAGTGGTCTTCTTTCAAGTATTGTTGCAGGGATTGATTGGGCCATCACAAACAATATGGATATCATTAATTTAAGCTTAGGTGCTGAAATTGAGTCACCCTCATTGAAGGAAGCTGTAGATCGAGCCTATAATAATGGCATTTTAGTCGTCGCTGCCGCTGGAAATAATGGATCTACGAATGGAGTAGGAGACACTGTGAACTTTCCAGCACGATACGATTCCGCGATTGCAGTATCGGCTACAAACAAAAGTGATCAAAGGGCAACCTTTTCTGCTACGGGGAATGCTGTAGAACTGGCAGCTCCTGGTGTTGAAATCTATAGCACCCATTTAAAAAATGGTTATGCTCATATGAGCGGAACTTCGATGGCAACACCTTATGTTTCGGGTAATCTAGCCCTTTTAAAAGAAGCTTACCCCAATCTAAGTCCAGCACAAATACGTGAAAAACTACAAAAAAATGTCATTGATTTAGGAGCAAATGGAAGAGATCCATGGTTTGGATTCGGTTTAATTCAAGCTCCTCAAATAGTAGAGAATGATCCTAATGAGCCTGGAGATGGAGAAGAACCGAAGGACCCAGATCCAGTACAACCCGTTGATCCAGTGGAACCACCTAAACCACCAGAGCAACCGATTTTTACTATCCAACTAACGGAAAATACGTATTTGTTTGACCATATTAATGGAAAACGGCGGATTGAATTTTTAAGACCGCAACGCGTTTCCGTATTTGAAGAAGTCAATGACTGGTATCGAATTAATACGTGGATTGGACCGAAGTGGATCAAACCAAACAATCCGCTTCTAGGAGAACCAACTTCCACCTCAGCGCGGATTACGATAACAGAAAATACCTATTTGCATAACCATCCGTGGAGTAGTGCTAGAAGAAGTGAGTTTTTACGCCCTCAAACAGTTACTGCTATTGAAGAGTGGGGAGAGTGGTACCGAATTAATACGTGGATCGGACCGAAGTGGATCAAACCAAATAATCCGCTTCTCGGGCAACCAACTCCGATCTCAACGCGGATCACGATAACAGAAAACACCTATTTGCATAATCATCCGTGGAATAGTGCTAAACGAAATGAATTTTTGCGTCCACAGACTGTGACAGCATTTGAAGAATGGAATGGATGGTATCGAATTAATACGTGGCTTGGACCTATGTGGATTCAACCGAATCGGCCATTAATCGGCGAACCGAATCCGATTTCATTGAAATTGACGTTAACCGAAAATACTTTTTTGCATAATCAACCGTGGAATAGTGCAAGGAGAACTGAGTTCTTGCGTCCGCAGGCAGTGACAGCATTTGAAGAATGGAATGGATGGTACCGAATTAATACGTGGATTGGACCGAAGTGGATCAAACCAAACGATCCATTAAAAGGGGATCCAACAAATGTTACTATAAGTATACACTTAATAGAAAATACGTATTTACACGATCAACCGTGGAACAGTGCTAGAAGAAATGAATTTTTACGTCCGCAAACTGTTACAGCCGTTCAAGAGTGGGATGGATGGTATCGAATTAATACATGGATTGGCCCTAAATGGATTCAACCGAGTAAAGTATCAATAAATAATCAAGACTAG
- a CDS encoding M14 family zinc carboxypeptidase, which yields MFRRKVIALIFIFSLITSLIPVNTITFASTSNIVNKNQVYSYEQMTNDIKRLAQRYPNIMEYRSLGKSTYGREIWAVKLGNGDANVFINASHHAREWGTTNVVMTMIDQYAQAHSRGQNYQGYNVRDLLSKTTIWFVPMVNPDGVTLQQRGLSAFPSHLHSSLITMNAGSRDFGRWKADARGIDPNRQYPAKWSTIRNNPGRPYYSNFKGTQPLQTPETRLVADFTYQINPEIAVAYHSTGNIIYWHFHNRPENVNRDRAIANQFSNITGYTLVQPTSNPSGGGYTDWFIQEFGRPGFTPEICSYIPENRYAGSHQAILNCINDAWDRNKSIGLFIANEGHKLWANKTSNINEKITLLETTRMYNQPLEQTRIAAKINPQAVTAFQRQGSWYRINTWLGPKWIKPTNAIVGEIQAVDKEVRLTENAYLHNQPLASSRRSEVLRPQTVRAFEEWNGWYRINTWVGPKWIRPNNAIVGEVKQVDETIRLSEDTRLHNLPSTNHRRSEIIRPQTVRAFEEWNGWYHINTWVGPKWIKPNHAIIGDVNSIDERITLTSNTHLHNHPFTNHRRSDIVRPQTVRAFEEWNGWYRINTWLGPKWIKPTDAIIGEINAVDEQLTLTSNTHLHNHPFDTHRRSEVVRPQTVRAFEEWNGWYRINTWLGPKWIKPSDAMIGEITSIDERLTLTRDAHLHNHPFDNHRRSELLRPQTVQAFEEWNGWYRINTWLGPKWIKPENVMIGEIRTIDEAITLTESTYLHNDPFENTRRNEQLDPQTVQAFEEWNGWYRINTWIGPKWIKP from the coding sequence TTGTTTAGGAGAAAAGTAATAGCACTCATTTTTATATTTTCATTAATTACTAGTTTGATTCCAGTAAATACGATCACGTTCGCATCGACTAGTAATATCGTGAATAAAAATCAAGTCTATTCATACGAACAAATGACGAATGATATTAAGAGACTTGCCCAAAGATACCCTAATATAATGGAGTATCGATCTCTTGGAAAAAGTACATATGGTCGAGAGATTTGGGCGGTAAAGTTAGGTAACGGTGATGCGAACGTCTTTATCAATGCATCCCACCATGCAAGGGAATGGGGCACAACGAATGTTGTGATGACGATGATTGACCAATACGCTCAGGCACATAGTAGAGGTCAAAACTATCAAGGGTATAATGTGCGAGACCTTTTAAGTAAAACAACGATTTGGTTTGTACCGATGGTTAACCCTGATGGTGTTACCTTACAACAACGAGGGTTGTCAGCCTTTCCAAGCCATCTTCATAGTAGTTTAATTACGATGAATGCTGGGAGTAGAGATTTCGGGCGCTGGAAAGCAGATGCAAGGGGAATTGACCCTAACCGACAATATCCAGCGAAATGGTCAACGATTAGAAATAATCCAGGTCGTCCCTATTATTCCAATTTTAAAGGGACTCAACCATTACAAACACCAGAAACTCGACTTGTAGCCGATTTTACGTATCAAATTAATCCTGAAATCGCGGTGGCTTACCATTCGACAGGAAATATCATTTACTGGCACTTCCATAACAGACCAGAAAACGTCAATCGTGATCGAGCGATCGCTAATCAGTTTTCAAATATTACGGGCTATACTTTAGTCCAACCAACATCTAATCCTTCTGGAGGAGGATATACTGACTGGTTTATTCAAGAGTTTGGCAGACCAGGCTTTACGCCTGAAATATGTTCATATATTCCAGAAAATCGTTATGCAGGAAGCCATCAAGCTATTTTAAATTGTATTAATGATGCTTGGGATCGAAATAAGTCAATCGGTTTATTTATAGCGAATGAAGGGCACAAACTATGGGCAAATAAAACGAGTAATATCAATGAAAAGATTACTCTTTTAGAAACAACAAGAATGTATAATCAACCATTAGAGCAAACAAGAATAGCGGCAAAGATTAATCCACAAGCCGTTACCGCTTTTCAAAGGCAAGGGTCTTGGTATCGGATTAACACATGGCTAGGACCAAAATGGATCAAACCGACGAATGCGATTGTTGGGGAAATTCAAGCAGTAGACAAAGAAGTAAGGTTAACTGAAAATGCCTATCTTCATAATCAACCACTAGCTAGTTCAAGAAGATCTGAAGTTCTTCGTCCACAGACGGTACGAGCATTTGAGGAATGGAACGGCTGGTACCGTATTAATACATGGGTCGGTCCGAAATGGATCAGACCAAATAATGCAATCGTCGGTGAAGTGAAACAAGTAGATGAGACGATTAGATTAAGTGAGGATACACGTCTTCACAACTTACCATCTACGAATCATCGAAGATCCGAAATTATCCGTCCACAAACGGTACGAGCGTTTGAGGAATGGAACGGCTGGTATCACATTAATACGTGGGTCGGTCCAAAATGGATTAAGCCAAATCATGCTATTATCGGTGATGTGAATTCAATCGATGAGCGCATTACGCTAACAAGCAATACCCATTTGCACAATCATCCGTTTACGAATCACCGCAGGTCCGATATCGTTCGTCCCCAAACGGTACGAGCGTTTGAAGAGTGGAACGGCTGGTATCGAATCAACACTTGGCTCGGCCCGAAATGGATTAAGCCAACAGATGCGATCATCGGTGAAATCAATGCAGTCGATGAACAACTAACATTAACAAGTAATACGCATTTACACAACCATCCATTTGATACACATCGACGATCAGAGGTCGTTCGTCCGCAAACCGTACGAGCATTTGAAGAATGGAATGGTTGGTACCGAATCAACACATGGCTTGGTCCGAAATGGATTAAACCAAGTGATGCGATGATCGGTGAAATTACATCGATTGATGAACGTCTAACACTGACGAGGGATGCGCATTTACACAACCATCCGTTTGATAACCACCGCCGATCAGAGTTGTTACGCCCGCAAACGGTACAAGCGTTTGAGGAATGGAACGGCTGGTATCGCATTAATACGTGGCTTGGACCAAAGTGGATTAAGCCAGAAAACGTAATGATTGGCGAAATTCGAACGATTGATGAGGCCATTACGTTAACAGAAAGTACGTATCTTCATAATGATCCATTTGAAAATACAAGACGCAATGAGCAATTAGATCCACAAACGGTACAAGCGTTTGAAGAATGGAACGGTTGGTACCGAATTAACACATGGATTGGACCGAAGTGGATTAAACCATAG
- a CDS encoding glycosyltransferase family 4 protein, with translation MKILYISQHFPPEIGAAQGRAYDMSKNLVKHGQEVTMLTTFPNDQTSYKWFEKEQRDGIQVRRSFRIKDKKSSAKNRLANYFSFMASSILSGAFTKKPDVVYATSPQLFVGVAGYVLSRIHRTKFVLEVRDLWVDFAELLSQFNNKKLLNLARRLERFLYMKADKIITVTDGYKQRLIEQGIPAEKIEVITNGVDPESLQQVEATVDVKAKHNIEDQLLILFAGNIGAAQGLDVVIEAAMEFKKQQKPVVFMLIGNGVEKENLKQMASEYQLDNIMIMNSMKKKELVHYYQAADLCLVSLKKHPLFEITIPSKVFDCMGMNVPMLIGVDGEARQIVEEFNAGIFFEPENPIDLVEKVNNVLDHPESLEEMKQHIGQAIEHKYNRQELAKQLSTILEKTKRK, from the coding sequence ATGAAAATATTGTATATCTCGCAACACTTTCCTCCAGAGATTGGAGCAGCACAAGGGCGTGCTTATGATATGTCTAAGAACCTTGTCAAGCACGGTCAGGAAGTGACGATGTTAACGACGTTTCCGAATGACCAAACGAGCTATAAGTGGTTTGAAAAAGAACAACGCGACGGCATTCAAGTAAGGCGGTCGTTTCGTATAAAAGATAAAAAATCAAGTGCCAAAAATAGATTAGCGAATTATTTTTCATTTATGGCTTCAAGTATTTTGTCTGGAGCATTTACGAAAAAGCCAGATGTGGTCTATGCGACATCACCACAGCTTTTCGTGGGGGTTGCAGGCTACGTTTTAAGTCGAATCCACCGGACGAAATTTGTCTTAGAGGTACGTGATCTTTGGGTTGATTTTGCCGAACTGCTAAGTCAGTTCAACAATAAGAAGCTATTGAATCTCGCACGAAGATTAGAACGTTTTTTATATATGAAGGCAGATAAAATTATTACTGTAACGGATGGGTATAAACAACGTCTGATCGAGCAAGGGATCCCTGCCGAAAAAATTGAAGTGATTACAAACGGTGTTGATCCAGAATCTTTACAACAAGTTGAAGCAACGGTTGATGTGAAAGCAAAGCATAATATAGAAGACCAATTACTTATTCTTTTCGCAGGAAACATTGGGGCAGCCCAAGGGTTGGATGTTGTCATTGAAGCGGCCATGGAATTCAAGAAGCAGCAAAAACCTGTTGTTTTTATGCTCATTGGCAACGGAGTAGAGAAGGAAAACCTTAAACAAATGGCAAGCGAGTATCAACTGGATAACATTATGATTATGAATAGTATGAAGAAAAAAGAGTTGGTTCACTATTATCAAGCAGCGGACCTTTGCTTAGTTTCTTTAAAAAAACACCCACTTTTTGAAATTACGATTCCTTCGAAAGTGTTTGATTGTATGGGGATGAATGTGCCGATGCTAATAGGAGTGGACGGAGAAGCGCGGCAAATTGTTGAAGAGTTCAATGCAGGCATATTCTTTGAGCCAGAAAATCCGATTGATCTCGTGGAAAAAGTAAACAATGTGCTAGATCACCCTGAAAGTCTAGAGGAAATGAAGCAACATATAGGACAAGCTATCGAACACAAGTATAATCGTCAGGAACTGGCCAAACAGTTATCTACGATATTAGAGAAAACTAAACGAAAATAA
- a CDS encoding glycosyltransferase family 4 protein, with protein MKKVCVITTVHHAYDGRIYHKQCKSLAKNGYSVDLIAPEPDDREEQSPIRLIPIEKPKSKLKRIVNTLKVIKLARKTKADLYHFHDPELLMVGVILRLITRKPVIFDVHEHYPNAIMSKPYLSKRLKPIIRSGYEMMEKLSLSILSGVIYTTTEIGERYKKYKSCKIENYPLKTMFTQSISEQSKDPNQLIYLGGMTPIRGVKELVGAFALVVKDKPTAKLTFVGFFESSSFESEIKAIIKKLEIEDHIEFKGRVPYEEIENYLSHSAIGIIPYLPVPNHLVCLPNKLFEYMASGTAVVASDFPHYREVVEQSRGGIVVDPTNVQNMAKEVTRLLSDPDQLKEIQKNAQKAFNSTYNWEKEEKKLLTFYNEVLSS; from the coding sequence ATGAAGAAAGTTTGTGTCATTACGACCGTACATCACGCGTATGACGGTAGAATTTACCATAAACAATGTAAGAGCTTGGCGAAAAATGGATACAGTGTCGATCTCATTGCCCCAGAACCAGATGATCGAGAAGAACAATCGCCAATACGATTAATTCCAATTGAGAAGCCTAAAAGTAAGCTTAAAAGAATTGTGAATACATTAAAGGTGATCAAGCTTGCCCGAAAGACGAAAGCAGATCTTTACCATTTTCATGACCCAGAGCTTCTTATGGTTGGTGTCATCCTTCGCCTTATAACCCGTAAGCCAGTGATCTTTGATGTGCATGAGCATTATCCAAATGCGATTATGAGCAAGCCGTATTTATCAAAAAGGTTGAAACCGATCATTCGTTCTGGGTATGAGATGATGGAAAAGCTATCTCTTTCAATATTGAGTGGTGTCATTTATACAACGACAGAGATCGGCGAACGCTATAAAAAATATAAAAGCTGTAAGATTGAAAACTACCCGTTGAAAACAATGTTTACCCAATCAATTTCAGAGCAATCAAAGGATCCAAACCAATTGATTTATCTAGGTGGAATGACTCCGATCCGCGGGGTAAAAGAATTAGTTGGAGCCTTTGCACTCGTCGTCAAGGACAAGCCAACAGCAAAATTAACGTTTGTCGGATTTTTTGAGTCCTCATCATTTGAAAGTGAAATTAAAGCGATTATAAAAAAATTAGAGATAGAGGACCATATTGAGTTCAAAGGAAGAGTTCCATACGAAGAAATTGAGAACTACCTTTCTCATTCGGCGATTGGCATTATCCCATACTTACCTGTTCCTAATCATTTAGTCTGTTTGCCAAATAAGCTGTTTGAATACATGGCGTCTGGAACAGCTGTTGTTGCCTCGGATTTCCCACATTATCGTGAAGTTGTCGAACAAAGTCGAGGTGGCATCGTGGTCGATCCAACCAATGTACAGAATATGGCGAAAGAGGTTACTCGACTGTTATCCGATCCAGACCAGCTCAAAGAAATTCAAAAAAATGCCCAGAAAGCTTTTAATTCTACGTATAATTGGGAAAAAGAAGAGAAGAAACTATTAACATTTTATAATGAGGTACTTTCTTCATAA
- a CDS encoding glycosyltransferase family 4 protein gives MLPLYIYVIAFIIAFTVTIVSTPFVKKLAIKIGATDRPETRKVHEKIMPRLGGLAIVLGFVAGILVIRPESQFIVPIMMGAFIIVVLGILDDKYTLRANSKLVGQILAASVVVFSGLKIDMINLPFTGEIYFGIWSYPFTILWIVGITNAINLIDGLDGLAAGVSSIALTSILVMAVLDGQLLAIALSVVLIGSTLGFLVHNFYPAKIFMGDTGSLFLGYLISVISITGLFKNLTFISLVIPVIILAIPIFDTLFAIIRRIVNKKKISAPDKKHLHYCLLEMGFSHRKTVLIIYGVSAFFGISAIIFSTTAQWLSVFIILFLLLVIQISAELVGIMDNKKKPLINFFMKMIKYNSVRNEPKYKR, from the coding sequence ATGTTACCTTTATATATATACGTCATTGCATTTATTATCGCATTTACAGTAACTATCGTTTCTACACCGTTCGTCAAGAAATTAGCGATCAAAATAGGAGCAACCGATCGTCCTGAAACAAGGAAGGTTCATGAGAAAATCATGCCCAGGCTTGGAGGACTTGCGATTGTTTTGGGGTTTGTAGCAGGTATATTAGTAATCAGGCCAGAATCCCAATTTATCGTACCTATTATGATGGGTGCATTCATTATCGTTGTTTTAGGAATTCTAGACGATAAATATACACTAAGAGCAAATTCAAAGTTAGTGGGGCAAATCCTTGCCGCAAGTGTTGTCGTTTTTTCAGGTTTGAAAATCGACATGATTAACCTCCCGTTCACAGGAGAGATTTACTTTGGAATATGGAGTTATCCGTTTACGATCTTATGGATTGTCGGGATTACAAATGCGATTAACTTAATCGATGGATTAGATGGATTGGCAGCAGGGGTTTCATCCATTGCGCTTACATCCATTCTCGTCATGGCTGTATTGGATGGACAACTGTTAGCAATTGCTTTATCGGTTGTATTAATTGGAAGTACGTTAGGATTTTTAGTTCATAATTTTTACCCAGCGAAGATTTTTATGGGGGATACGGGATCATTATTCCTCGGGTATTTAATTTCTGTTATTTCAATAACAGGATTGTTTAAAAATTTAACGTTTATTAGCTTAGTTATTCCAGTCATTATATTAGCCATACCGATTTTTGATACGTTGTTTGCCATCATTCGAAGAATTGTGAACAAGAAAAAAATCTCAGCACCAGATAAAAAACATTTACACTATTGTTTATTAGAAATGGGATTTAGCCATCGGAAAACTGTACTCATCATCTATGGAGTAAGTGCATTTTTCGGTATTTCGGCCATTATCTTTTCAACAACTGCTCAATGGTTATCGGTCTTTATTATCCTTTTCTTATTACTCGTCATTCAAATTAGTGCTGAATTGGTCGGTATTATGGACAACAAGAAAAAACCGCTTATTAATTTCTTTATGAAAATGATTAAGTATAATTCGGTTCGTAATGAACCTAAGTATAAACGATAA
- a CDS encoding transposase, with amino-acid sequence MRIKKNSKQLLWMLKGEKSLICYQTVVRKRSRNTLSSVIQLMFKSVMDLSKAFKGAVRRQLGNPLIIADQFHFMRQAY; translated from the coding sequence ATGCGGATAAAGAAAAATTCCAAACAATTGCTGTGGATGTTGAAAGGTGAAAAATCATTGATATGCTACCAGACCGTCGTTCGGAAACGATCGAGAAATACTTTAAGTAGTGTGATACAGCTAATGTTCAAATCGGTGATGGATTTATCAAAGGCATTTAAGGGAGCTGTTCGCCGACAACTAGGCAACCCACTGATTATCGCAGACCAGTTTCACTTTATGCGGCAAGCGTACTAG
- a CDS encoding transposase has product MLQSFMSPYNNGYIEEVNNTTKVIKRMSYGIKSFQRLPKKILWRQAVRTQAG; this is encoded by the coding sequence ATATTACAATCCTTTATGTCTCCTTACAATAACGGCTATATCGAAGAAGTCAATAATACAACAAAAGTCATTAAACGTATGTCTTACGGGATCAAGAGTTTCCAAAGACTACCAAAGAAAATTTTGTGGCGACAAGCGGTTAGAACCCAAGCGGGTTAA
- the sda gene encoding sporulation histidine kinase inhibitor Sda: MGNLPDALLMETYQRALIFNLDNDFINLLRQVKFHAIRNSPYLLQQK; encoded by the coding sequence ATGGGAAACCTCCCAGATGCCCTATTAATGGAAACATATCAAAGAGCACTAATATTCAATTTAGATAATGACTTTATCAATTTATTAAGGCAGGTTAAGTTTCACGCGATAAGGAACTCCCCTTACTTACTTCAACAAAAATAG
- a CDS encoding acetyl-CoA hydrolase/transferase family protein, whose amino-acid sequence MTYIKNYNSKLREIDNIIELVHSNSHIIIPGSGCVPWAFLNSLFSNKRTLTDITICHPTAWGDFPYGKDGYNNFTYKSFFLSANARNTWKERKGVEYIPVRLSSISDLLNENIVPTDVLVLNLSPPDKNGNCSMGPYTVYLKSALKCAKLIIGQINSKVPRTFGDTLINIDELDYLYEADEPLLGVNSIEPGEVEQKIAQNIEPLINDGDTIQIGRGGVPAAIVQLIDKKKDLGVHSEMISDWVVDLVYKGVITGKRKTHLNGKIIATIGDGSQRFYDFVNNNEMVHFKPSEYVNDPRIIAQNDNMVSINAAIQIDLTGQINAESIGTRLISGVGGQLDFALGSYWSKNGRFIVALPSTALNGQQSRILPTFPEGTAVTVPRTLADIIVTEYGVARLKGATLNERIERLINIAHPKFREELRDKAEKLLYTQSKTTI is encoded by the coding sequence GTGACTTATATAAAAAACTATAATAGTAAACTTCGCGAAATAGATAACATCATTGAATTAGTCCATTCAAATAGTCATATTATTATTCCAGGTAGTGGGTGTGTTCCTTGGGCATTTTTAAATAGCCTATTTAGTAATAAAAGAACATTAACAGATATCACTATATGTCATCCCACTGCTTGGGGGGACTTCCCTTACGGAAAAGATGGCTATAATAATTTTACCTATAAATCATTTTTTCTTTCAGCAAATGCACGTAATACATGGAAAGAAAGAAAAGGTGTTGAGTATATACCCGTTCGACTATCTTCTATATCAGATTTATTAAATGAAAATATAGTACCTACAGATGTTTTAGTTCTTAACCTTAGTCCCCCAGATAAAAATGGCAATTGTTCAATGGGACCTTATACAGTTTATTTAAAAAGTGCATTAAAGTGTGCAAAATTAATTATTGGTCAAATCAATTCAAAAGTACCACGTACTTTTGGAGACACATTAATCAATATTGACGAATTAGATTATTTATACGAAGCAGACGAGCCTTTGTTAGGTGTTAATTCGATAGAACCTGGAGAAGTAGAGCAAAAGATTGCACAAAATATCGAGCCATTAATAAATGACGGAGATACAATACAAATTGGTAGAGGTGGTGTACCAGCAGCCATTGTACAGCTCATTGATAAGAAAAAAGATTTAGGTGTGCACTCAGAGATGATTTCTGACTGGGTTGTTGATTTAGTCTACAAAGGTGTAATTACTGGAAAAAGAAAAACGCATTTAAATGGAAAAATCATAGCGACCATTGGTGATGGTTCCCAGCGTTTTTATGATTTCGTTAATAATAACGAAATGGTCCATTTTAAACCTTCAGAATATGTAAATGATCCGAGAATTATTGCCCAAAATGATAATATGGTATCAATAAATGCTGCTATACAAATAGATTTAACAGGTCAAATTAATGCTGAGAGCATAGGAACTAGACTAATAAGCGGTGTAGGTGGTCAATTAGATTTCGCCCTAGGTTCATATTGGTCCAAAAATGGCAGGTTTATTGTCGCCTTACCATCAACTGCTTTAAACGGGCAACAATCTAGAATTTTACCTACTTTTCCAGAAGGAACCGCTGTTACCGTACCTAGAACACTAGCAGATATAATAGTTACAGAGTATGGAGTAGCTAGGTTAAAAGGTGCTACTCTCAATGAACGGATAGAAAGATTAATTAATATAGCTCACCCAAAATTCCGAGAAGAATTAAGAGATAAAGCTGAAAAGCTACTATACACCCAATCGAAAACCACAATATAA